Proteins encoded within one genomic window of Calonectris borealis chromosome 1, bCalBor7.hap1.2, whole genome shotgun sequence:
- the NDUFA5 gene encoding NADH dehydrogenase [ubiquinone] 1 alpha subcomplex subunit 5 isoform X4 → MRPAAPWPAVPAGAGGAERGASRGAAMAGALRKTTGLVGLAVAENPHEETDVQKLQDKLNSGHIEEVIVQAENELSLARKMIQWKPWEPLVEEPPSDQWRWPI, encoded by the exons ATGCGCCCGGCTGCTCCGTGGCCGGCGGTGCCCGCGGGAGctggcggggcggagcggggcgcttCGCGCGGCGCAGCCATGGCGGGGGCGCTGAGGAAG ACCACTGGACTTGTAGGATTGGCTGTAGCTGAAAACCCTCATGAG GAGACTGATGTGCAAAAGCTACAGGACAAACTGAATAGTGGTCACATAGAAGAAGTCATTGTACAG GCTGAAAATGAGCTTTCCCTGGCAAGAAAAATGATACAGTGGAAACCATGGGAGCCTCTAGTTGAAGAACCTCCTTCTGACCAGTGGAGATGGccaatataa
- the NDUFA5 gene encoding NADH dehydrogenase [ubiquinone] 1 alpha subcomplex subunit 5 isoform X3: MRPAAPWPAVPAGAGGAERGASRGAAMAGALRKTTGLVGLAVAENPHERLRILYTKILGVLQNIPKDAAYRKYTEQIVNQRFNLVQKETDVQKLQDKLNSGHIEEVIVQAENELSLARKMIQWKPWEPLVEEPPSDQWRWPI, from the exons ATGCGCCCGGCTGCTCCGTGGCCGGCGGTGCCCGCGGGAGctggcggggcggagcggggcgcttCGCGCGGCGCAGCCATGGCGGGGGCGCTGAGGAAG ACCACTGGACTTGTAGGATTGGCTGTAGCTGAAAACCCTCATGAG CGCCTACGAATACTGTACACAAAAATCCTTGGTGTCCTGCAAAACATTCCCAAAGATGCAGCATATAGGAAATACACTGAGCAGATTGTAAATCAGCGATTTAATTTGGTGCAAAAG GAGACTGATGTGCAAAAGCTACAGGACAAACTGAATAGTGGTCACATAGAAGAAGTCATTGTACAG GCTGAAAATGAGCTTTCCCTGGCAAGAAAAATGATACAGTGGAAACCATGGGAGCCTCTAGTTGAAGAACCTCCTTCTGACCAGTGGAGATGGccaatataa
- the NDUFA5 gene encoding NADH dehydrogenase [ubiquinone] 1 alpha subcomplex subunit 5 isoform X1, whose protein sequence is MLCHGGVSGDKVGGARAGESARGRPARKGLRGAWGSLPLPGPRETAGPAPAARGAAATVSGGGGPVVRGGRRRVSSPRREAFRQLRGNVSCSSLRALPALGVRWSKYCRFVTTGLVGLAVAENPHERLRILYTKILGVLQNIPKDAAYRKYTEQIVNQRFNLVQKETDVQKLQDKLNSGHIEEVIVQAENELSLARKMIQWKPWEPLVEEPPSDQWRWPI, encoded by the exons ATGCTCTGCCATGGCGGAGTTTCTGGGGATAAGGTAGGGGGTGCCCGAGCGGGTGAGAGTGCGCGGGGGCGTCCTGCGAGGAAAGGGCTGAGGGGGGCGTGgggctcccttcccctccccggcccaCGGGAGACGGCGGGCCCGGCGCCAGCTGCTCGCGGGGCAGCAGCGACCGTTAGCGGAGGGGGCGGGCCCGTCGTGCGGGGAGGAAGGAGGCGGGTGAGTTCACCCCGCCGCGAGGCTTTCCGGCAGCTGCGTGGTAATGTGAGCTGCTCCTCTCTTCGCGCTCTCCCTGCCCTTGGTGTGCGCTGGTCAAAATACTGCAGATTTGTG ACCACTGGACTTGTAGGATTGGCTGTAGCTGAAAACCCTCATGAG CGCCTACGAATACTGTACACAAAAATCCTTGGTGTCCTGCAAAACATTCCCAAAGATGCAGCATATAGGAAATACACTGAGCAGATTGTAAATCAGCGATTTAATTTGGTGCAAAAG GAGACTGATGTGCAAAAGCTACAGGACAAACTGAATAGTGGTCACATAGAAGAAGTCATTGTACAG GCTGAAAATGAGCTTTCCCTGGCAAGAAAAATGATACAGTGGAAACCATGGGAGCCTCTAGTTGAAGAACCTCCTTCTGACCAGTGGAGATGGccaatataa
- the NDUFA5 gene encoding NADH dehydrogenase [ubiquinone] 1 alpha subcomplex subunit 5 isoform X2, with protein sequence MLCHGGVSGDKVGGARAGESARGRPARKGLRGAWGSLPLPGPRETAGPAPAARGAAATVSGGGGPVVRGGRRRVSSPRREAFRQLRGNTTGLVGLAVAENPHERLRILYTKILGVLQNIPKDAAYRKYTEQIVNQRFNLVQKETDVQKLQDKLNSGHIEEVIVQAENELSLARKMIQWKPWEPLVEEPPSDQWRWPI encoded by the exons ATGCTCTGCCATGGCGGAGTTTCTGGGGATAAGGTAGGGGGTGCCCGAGCGGGTGAGAGTGCGCGGGGGCGTCCTGCGAGGAAAGGGCTGAGGGGGGCGTGgggctcccttcccctccccggcccaCGGGAGACGGCGGGCCCGGCGCCAGCTGCTCGCGGGGCAGCAGCGACCGTTAGCGGAGGGGGCGGGCCCGTCGTGCGGGGAGGAAGGAGGCGGGTGAGTTCACCCCGCCGCGAGGCTTTCCGGCAGCTGCGTGGTAAT ACCACTGGACTTGTAGGATTGGCTGTAGCTGAAAACCCTCATGAG CGCCTACGAATACTGTACACAAAAATCCTTGGTGTCCTGCAAAACATTCCCAAAGATGCAGCATATAGGAAATACACTGAGCAGATTGTAAATCAGCGATTTAATTTGGTGCAAAAG GAGACTGATGTGCAAAAGCTACAGGACAAACTGAATAGTGGTCACATAGAAGAAGTCATTGTACAG GCTGAAAATGAGCTTTCCCTGGCAAGAAAAATGATACAGTGGAAACCATGGGAGCCTCTAGTTGAAGAACCTCCTTCTGACCAGTGGAGATGGccaatataa
- the IQUB gene encoding IQ motif and ubiquitin-like domain-containing protein, with protein sequence MEDTSDSCFEVVIMARSGAEQPSAPSERRAVGEAEDGDGDPAERPLLSEAPGTVQSEEGCEQRSSLEQSALKEREQSSLAQWELPSEGLGNQEVIGSNDQDVFKPDAPFSASSESISPVTKENYSTLLELRNSEREEQTSQNPVLSENTASGTVTGSMSEGVEALRRTRANFDETIQSEKLCLDQEHLPGKAVQQDYHMPDVITVRVQTGSDSFHDVVVKIERPTYHKPFLGGYKNRITGVEFHNAGSQTIPKKRPDKGIKLFCRETQTVFEKNKPQQTKNTTSTQMTKIGLYVSNMTDKLVSPGKYLTAEEYHKRRLEAVIVLQTYFRRWHAINVVQNLREEKRLRLAWEAQEELRRKKEKEEKLRREHERRLNPKTKEDFELLYHALELWRQEETERINRTLTGAERKAAFCGLLEQEAQLISSIGRHKLNADEGNQQKAILHFLDKCAQPKRWKAYDGKITEMDTQDTLRARELFEIYRSISMNDIPKDERIDVLLTLRRTVKEHECNLTWEIVELIDREVDLMSREVKECNLEGLRKRICTLFLRYIKTPKFNPEVARILKVPPDPLKLYKNVNFCHSCENYLPSTEFPVSANSHTIGRCRLCCKLDNEASRREAFLKYKLILENLRKSEADYQDDAKIVFLVQHQDLQYMIENIWGCQSALSACSDLYDLFMVRWDKQREWSPWNTILLTKDEADAHLRLSNLQEAYEAAFIHRIKHKHIRAKNYFAQIPAMASFLHKSDNQANANEFLIAMPIPTGTKR encoded by the exons ATGGAAGATACATCGGACAGTTGCTTTGAAGTTGTTATCATGGCAAGGTCAGGTGCAGAGCAGCCCTCTGCACCCTCAGAAAGAAGAGCAGTCGGAGAGGCcgaggacggggacggggacccaGCAGAGAGGCCTCTGCTTTCAGAAGCTCCAGGCACTGTGCAGTCAGAGGAGGGCTGCGAGCAGCGGTCTTCTCTGGAGCAGTCAGCTCTGAAGGAACGGGAGCAGTCAAGTTTAGCACAGTGGGAATTACCCAGCGAAGGACTAGGCAATCAAGAAGTGATCGGAAGTAACGACCAAGATGTATTTAAGCCAGATGCCCCATTCAGCGCATCATCTGAGAGCATATCTCCTGTTACCAAAGAGAATTATTCTACTTTACTTGAATTAAGAAATTCAGAAAGGGAAGAACAAACGTCTCAAAACCCAGTACTATCAGAGAATACGGCAAGTGGGACAGTAACAG gaagcaTGAGTGAGGGCGTTGAAGCTCTTAGAAGGACTAGGGCTAACTTTGATGAAACTATCCAGTCTGAGAAGTTATGTCTTGATCAGGAACATTTGCCTGGGAAAGCAGTTCAACAGGATTACCACATGCCTGATGTCATAACTGTCAGAGTACAAACAG GTTCTGATTCATTCCACGATGTAGTTGTAAAAATTGAAAGACCTACCTATCATAAACCATTTCTGGGTGGATATAAGAACAGGATAACAGGAGTGGAATTTCATAATGCAGGATCACAAACGATACCCAAAAAGCGACCTGACaaaggaattaaattattttgtaggGAAACACAG acggtttttgaaaaaaataagccacaacaaacaaaaaatacaacatCAACACAGATGACTAAAATTGGCCTGTATGTGTCAAATATGACTGACAAACTAGTAAGTCCTGGAAAGTATCTTACAGCGGAAGAATACCATAAACGTCGACTTGAAGCA GTAATAGTATTACAGACATATTTCCGTCGTTGGCATGCTATAAATGTAGTACAAAATCTGAGGGAAGAAAAGAGGTTAAGGCTGGCATGGGAGGCACAAGAAGAGTTacggagaaaaaaagagaaagaagaaaaactgagaaGGGAGCACGAACGAAGACTGAACCCTAAAACAAAAGAAGACTTTGAGCTACTGTACCATGCTTTAGAAC TATGGAGGCAGGAGGAGACTGAACGGATTAACAGAACTCTTACTGGAGCTGAAAGAAAGGCAGCATTTTGTGGACTTCTGGAACAAGAGGCACAGCTGATTTCTTCCATTGGGAGACACAAACTAAATGCAGATGAGGGGAATCAACAAAAAGCAATACTGCACTTTCTGGATAAG TGTGCACAACCTAAGAGATGGAAAGCATATGAtggaaaaatcactgaaatgGATACACAGGACACACTCCGTGCCAGAGAACTATTTGAAATTTACCGCAGCATTAGCATGAATGACATCCCAAAAGATGAGAGAATAGATGTGCTGTTAACACTCAGACGTACAGTGaag gaacATGAATGTAACTTAACATGGGAAATAGTGGAATTAATTGACAGGGAAGTTGATCTTATGTCAAGAGAGGTGAAAGAATGCAACTTGGAAGGACTGAGGAAAAGAATTTGTACATTATTTCTTCGGTATATTAAAACTCCAAAGTTTAACCCTGAAGTTGCTAGGATACTTAAG gttCCACCAGATCCCctaaaactttataaaaatgttaacttttgtCATAGTTGTGAAAATTACTTACCATCTACTGAGTTTCCTGTTTCTGCTAATTCCCACACCATTGGCAGATGTCGCTTGTGTTGCAAGCTTGATAATGAGGCATCGCGACGAGAAGCATTTTTGAAGTACAAACTTATACTAGAAAATCTCAGAAAGTCTGAAGCTGATTATCAGGATGATGCTAAAATTGTTTTCTTAGTCCAG CATCAAGATCTACAGTACATGATTGAGAACATATGGGGCTGTCAGTCAGCTCTCAGTGCCTGCAGTGACCTCTATGATTTGTTTATGGTCAGATGGGATAAGCAGCGTGAGTGGTCTCCGTGGAACACTATTCTCCTCACTAAAGATGAGGCAGATGCACATCTTAGGCTGTCTAACCTTCAGGAG gcttATGAAGCGGCATTTATTCACAGAATAAAACACAAGCATATCCGGGCAAAAAACTACTTTGCTCAAATTCCAGCGATGGCATCATTTTTGCATAAGAGTGACAATCAGGCTAatgcaaatgaatttttaatagcTATGCCTATTCCTACTGGTACAAAAAGATAA